A region from the Salidesulfovibrio onnuriiensis genome encodes:
- a CDS encoding BMC domain-containing protein, producing the protein MSLNALGMIETKGLVGAVEAADAMVKAANVTLVGKSQVGGGLVTVMVRGDVGAVKAAVDAGAAAAKNVGELISVHVIPRPHGEVETILPSAQG; encoded by the coding sequence ATGTCCCTGAACGCACTCGGAATGATCGAGACCAAAGGCCTGGTCGGCGCTGTCGAAGCAGCTGACGCAATGGTGAAGGCAGCTAACGTGACCCTGGTGGGCAAGTCCCAGGTGGGCGGCGGTCTGGTGACCGTCATGGTTCGCGGCGATGTGGGCGCAGTCAAGGCTGCCGTCGACGCCGGCGCTGCAGCCGCCAAGAACGTGGGCGAACTGATCAGTGTTCACGTGATTCCCCGCCCGCACGGCGAAGTGGAAACCATCCTGCCTTCCGCACAGGGTTAA
- a CDS encoding phosphate propanoyltransferase has translation MNDKAINDILGGVIQTVLDQLKDTTPAAAPACAGSDDTIPVELSARHVHLSEADAMELFGHPLTPVRDLSQPGQFLAEERVRLIGPKGVMDNVAVLGPSRSSSQVEISKTDARILGVNAPVRQSGDVEGTPGIVLASQTGIVGMEEGVIVAARHIHMSPEDARRLCVSDKEKVCVRLDSERPVILEDVLVRVNPEFKLAMHIDPDEGNGSGWTSKVTGRIVPKH, from the coding sequence ATGAACGATAAAGCCATCAACGATATTTTGGGTGGGGTCATCCAGACGGTCCTGGACCAGCTGAAGGACACGACCCCGGCGGCAGCACCGGCCTGTGCCGGCTCCGACGACACCATCCCGGTGGAGCTGTCCGCGCGCCACGTGCATCTGAGCGAAGCCGACGCCATGGAACTCTTCGGCCATCCGTTGACCCCGGTTCGCGACCTTTCCCAGCCGGGCCAGTTCCTGGCCGAGGAGCGCGTTCGCCTCATCGGTCCCAAGGGAGTCATGGACAACGTGGCCGTGCTCGGTCCGTCCCGCAGCAGCTCCCAGGTTGAGATTTCCAAGACCGACGCCCGCATCCTGGGCGTGAACGCCCCGGTGCGCCAGTCCGGCGACGTCGAAGGCACCCCGGGCATTGTCCTGGCCTCCCAGACCGGCATCGTGGGCATGGAAGAGGGCGTCATCGTGGCCGCCCGCCACATCCACATGTCCCCGGAAGACGCCAGGCGCCTCTGTGTTTCCGACAAGGAAAAGGTCTGCGTGCGCCTGGATTCCGAGCGCCCCGTGATTCTGGAGGACGTGCTGGTTCGCGTGAACCCCGAGTTCAAGCTGGCCATGCACATCGACCCGGACGAAGGCAACGGCTCCGGCTGGACCTCCAAGGTCACCGGCCGCATCGTGCCCAAGCACTAG
- the eutJ gene encoding ethanolamine utilization protein EutJ, whose amino-acid sequence MDFAAVDRQISALEACLENTVPVKADEKLHVGVDLGTAYIVVVVLNSAKEPVACAMEFAQVIKDGLVVDYIGATRIVRKLVDQLGDRLGRELTHAAIAVPPGTGDKDCKTHKYVVEGAGLEVTGTLDEPTAANAVLGLENGVIVDIGGGTTGLSVLENGEVTYVADEATGGTHVSLVLAGNYDIDFKEAEALKKQPERQAEVLNVVRPVVQKMASIVKRHIEGRNVSAIHVVGGTCCLKDMEKVMEKELGIPVHKPANPFLVTPLGIALNCA is encoded by the coding sequence ATGGACTTTGCAGCCGTGGACCGACAGATCAGCGCCCTCGAGGCCTGCCTGGAAAACACCGTTCCCGTGAAAGCCGATGAAAAGCTTCACGTGGGCGTGGATCTCGGCACCGCCTACATCGTGGTGGTGGTCCTCAACAGCGCCAAGGAACCCGTGGCCTGCGCCATGGAGTTTGCCCAGGTCATCAAGGACGGCCTGGTGGTGGACTATATCGGCGCCACCCGCATTGTCCGCAAGCTCGTGGATCAGCTCGGCGACCGTCTCGGCCGCGAGCTGACCCACGCGGCCATTGCCGTGCCTCCGGGCACCGGCGACAAGGACTGCAAGACCCACAAGTACGTGGTGGAGGGCGCGGGCCTGGAAGTGACCGGCACCTTGGACGAACCCACCGCGGCCAACGCGGTGCTCGGCCTGGAGAACGGCGTCATCGTGGATATCGGCGGCGGCACCACCGGCCTTTCCGTGCTGGAGAACGGCGAAGTCACCTACGTGGCCGACGAGGCCACGGGCGGCACCCACGTCTCCCTGGTGCTGGCGGGCAACTACGACATCGATTTCAAGGAAGCCGAGGCGCTCAAGAAGCAGCCCGAGCGCCAGGCCGAAGTGCTCAACGTGGTCCGCCCGGTGGTTCAGAAGATGGCCTCCATCGTCAAGCGGCACATCGAGGGGCGCAACGTCTCCGCCATCCACGTGGTGGGCGGGACCTGCTGCCTCAAGGACATGGAAAAAGTCATGGAAAAGGAACTGGGCATCCCGGTGCACAAGCCGGCCAACCCCTTCCTTGTCACCCCGTTGGGCATTGCCCTGAACTGCGCCTAG
- a CDS encoding EutN/CcmL family microcompartment protein, which produces MMIGKVIGNVWATRKEDSLCGLKLMVVQRLDAANGGAKESFVAVDCVSAGIGEEVLVATGSSARKALRNQEAPVDAAIVGIIDGCEEG; this is translated from the coding sequence ATGATGATCGGTAAAGTGATCGGCAATGTCTGGGCCACGCGCAAGGAAGATTCCCTGTGCGGGCTGAAGCTCATGGTGGTGCAGCGGCTGGACGCAGCCAACGGCGGCGCCAAGGAGAGCTTCGTGGCAGTGGATTGCGTGAGCGCGGGTATCGGCGAGGAAGTGCTCGTGGCCACGGGCAGCTCCGCCCGCAAGGCGCTCAGGAATCAGGAAGCCCCGGTTGATGCGGCCATCGTCGGCATCATCGACGGCTGCGAAGAAGGCTAG
- a CDS encoding BMC domain-containing protein, translating into MDTLGVVECRSIAAGVEVADGMMKVADVELVRAATICSGRYMIYVSGDRAAVATSVRHAEESGRGLKGSFVISNVSPQVMAVLRKESVLPEPGALGVIECRCVSAGISAADAAVKRSAITLARLVTGQGINGKSYFVISGDVASVREATEVAKAALDKDLIEAVVIPRPDASVVKALVRGVR; encoded by the coding sequence GTGGATACCCTGGGTGTTGTCGAATGCAGGAGCATCGCCGCCGGCGTGGAAGTGGCGGACGGCATGATGAAGGTGGCCGACGTGGAGCTGGTCCGGGCCGCCACCATCTGCTCGGGCCGGTACATGATCTACGTTTCGGGCGACCGCGCGGCCGTGGCCACCTCGGTGCGCCATGCCGAGGAATCGGGCCGAGGCCTCAAGGGCAGCTTCGTCATCTCCAATGTCTCGCCCCAGGTCATGGCCGTGCTGCGCAAGGAAAGCGTTCTCCCGGAACCCGGGGCGCTGGGCGTCATCGAATGCCGCTGCGTTTCCGCGGGGATCTCGGCGGCGGACGCTGCCGTGAAGCGCTCGGCCATCACCCTGGCCCGTCTCGTGACCGGGCAGGGCATCAACGGCAAATCGTATTTCGTCATCAGCGGCGACGTGGCCTCGGTGCGTGAAGCGACCGAGGTGGCAAAGGCCGCTTTGGACAAGGATCTTATTGAGGCGGTTGTAATCCCCAGACCGGACGCCTCGGTCGTAAAAGCTCTCGTAAGGGGGGTGAGGTAA
- a CDS encoding BMC domain-containing protein, translated as MMNALGMIETRGLVGAVEAADAMVKAANVELVGREQVGGGLVTVMVRGDVGAVKAAVDAGAAAAKNVGELISVHVIPRPHNEVEMILPK; from the coding sequence ATGATGAATGCATTGGGTATGATCGAAACCCGTGGACTGGTGGGCGCAGTCGAGGCTGCCGACGCCATGGTCAAGGCCGCCAACGTTGAACTGGTTGGCCGCGAACAGGTGGGCGGCGGTCTGGTGACCGTCATGGTCCGTGGCGACGTGGGCGCAGTCAAGGCCGCTGTCGACGCCGGCGCAGCCGCTGCCAAGAACGTGGGCGAGCTGATCAGCGTGCACGTGATCCCCCGTCCGCACAACGAAGTGGAAATGATTCTTCCCAAATAA
- a CDS encoding 1-propanol dehydrogenase PduQ produces the protein MTQFYGKTKICYGEDSLETLEHIPAKQAFIVTDPFMVKVGFADRVKSHLDRAGIPHRTFDGVEPDPSLETVTTGTKLFLQDQADLIIALGGGSPIDAAKAISFFAHKACEDKPKPTLVAIPTTSGTGSEVTAISVVTDKVNEVKIPLNDELLIPDMAILDPRFTRSLPPHVTAATGMDVLTHAIEAYTSRQSNAFTSIYAKYAIRYVFQYLYRAYRNGDDMEARKRMLLGSCMAGMAFNNSGLGITHSVAHSLGGIFHVPHGLANAVVLPHAIRFNSFDAGIRYQEIAQMLHMPAETVEEGTESLISAVCELNDSMGIPTQIRGLKIEETTFREHMDVMAKNVLEDICTEGNPRRPSRGDVKLLLEQAW, from the coding sequence GTGACACAGTTCTACGGAAAAACAAAAATCTGCTACGGCGAAGATTCCCTGGAAACCCTGGAGCACATCCCGGCAAAGCAGGCCTTCATCGTGACCGACCCGTTCATGGTCAAGGTCGGTTTCGCGGACCGCGTCAAGAGCCATCTGGACCGCGCGGGCATCCCCCACCGCACCTTCGACGGCGTCGAGCCCGACCCGTCCCTGGAGACCGTGACCACGGGCACCAAGCTGTTCCTGCAGGACCAGGCCGACCTGATCATCGCCCTGGGCGGCGGTTCGCCCATCGACGCCGCAAAGGCCATTTCCTTCTTTGCGCACAAGGCCTGCGAGGACAAGCCCAAGCCCACCCTGGTGGCCATCCCGACCACCAGCGGCACCGGCTCCGAAGTGACCGCCATCTCCGTGGTCACGGACAAGGTCAACGAGGTCAAGATTCCGCTCAACGACGAGCTGCTGATTCCGGACATGGCCATCCTGGACCCGCGCTTTACCCGTTCGCTGCCGCCCCACGTGACGGCCGCCACGGGCATGGACGTGCTCACCCACGCCATCGAGGCTTACACCTCGCGCCAGTCCAACGCCTTCACCTCCATCTACGCCAAGTACGCCATCCGCTACGTGTTCCAGTACCTGTACCGCGCATACAGGAACGGCGACGACATGGAAGCCAGGAAGCGCATGCTGCTCGGCTCCTGCATGGCGGGCATGGCCTTCAACAACAGCGGCCTGGGCATCACCCACAGCGTGGCCCACAGCCTGGGCGGCATCTTCCACGTGCCCCACGGCCTGGCCAATGCCGTGGTCCTGCCGCACGCCATCCGGTTCAACAGCTTTGACGCCGGCATCCGCTATCAGGAGATCGCCCAGATGCTGCACATGCCTGCGGAAACCGTGGAAGAGGGCACCGAGAGCCTGATCTCGGCCGTGTGCGAACTGAACGATTCCATGGGCATCCCCACCCAGATCCGGGGACTGAAGATCGAGGAAACAACCTTCCGCGAGCACATGGACGTCATGGCCAAGAATGTTTTGGAAGACATCTGCACCGAAGGCAACCCGAGACGGCCGTCCCGCGGCGACGTCAAGTTGCTTCTGGAGCAGGCCTGGTAA
- a CDS encoding 4Fe-4S dicluster domain-containing protein, whose amino-acid sequence MQEQIVAKIREAGVVGAGGAGLPTHVKAGATVETVLVNGASCEPLLMSDPYLLEAEIDMVVRGLEYIMDCVGAKRGVICLKGKHGKAMEVVRERVSRDGSGRLEAFELGDFYPAGDEQVLVREVLGKTIPERGLPLQVGAVVSNVESLLNVALAMDGKPVTHRYVTVTGEVKTPMVVKVPVGTLVRDVLAFAGGPTIADYKVVDGGPMMGRVLPDTEQSVTKTTSGLIVLPPEHNVVAPKIMDPERIRRITNTICCQCSRCTDLCPRNLLGHSLHPHKLMRVLESQIMETEVAKEALLCSECGLCEKFACPMGVSPREVNAQIKKVLMANRVAWEAGDKEYRANPFRESRAVPTKRLIQRLDLVRYDGHPAFAGEMSSSLVRIPLHQHIGAPSQCVVSVGDHVSKGDLLGEVPEGAMAARVHSSIDGVVESIADGKVTIKA is encoded by the coding sequence ATGCAAGAGCAGATTGTAGCGAAGATAAGGGAAGCCGGCGTCGTGGGCGCCGGCGGCGCAGGGCTGCCCACCCATGTGAAGGCGGGCGCCACCGTGGAGACGGTGCTGGTCAACGGCGCCTCCTGCGAGCCCCTGCTCATGAGCGACCCGTATCTCCTGGAAGCGGAGATCGACATGGTTGTTCGCGGGCTGGAATACATCATGGACTGTGTGGGCGCCAAGCGCGGCGTCATCTGCCTCAAGGGCAAGCACGGGAAGGCCATGGAAGTGGTGCGCGAGCGAGTGTCCAGGGACGGCTCCGGCCGTCTGGAGGCCTTTGAGCTCGGCGACTTCTACCCGGCGGGCGACGAGCAGGTGCTCGTGCGCGAGGTGCTGGGCAAGACCATTCCCGAGCGCGGCCTGCCCCTGCAGGTTGGCGCGGTGGTCAGCAACGTGGAGTCGCTCCTGAACGTGGCCCTGGCCATGGACGGCAAGCCCGTGACCCATCGCTACGTCACCGTCACCGGCGAGGTGAAGACCCCCATGGTGGTCAAGGTGCCCGTGGGCACCCTGGTCCGGGACGTGCTCGCCTTCGCGGGCGGTCCCACCATTGCCGACTACAAGGTCGTGGACGGCGGTCCCATGATGGGCCGCGTGCTGCCGGATACCGAGCAGTCCGTGACCAAGACCACCTCCGGCCTGATCGTGCTGCCGCCCGAACACAACGTGGTGGCCCCCAAGATCATGGACCCCGAGCGCATCCGCCGCATCACCAACACCATCTGCTGTCAGTGTTCGCGGTGTACGGACCTGTGCCCGCGCAACCTGCTGGGCCATTCCCTGCACCCCCACAAGCTCATGCGCGTGCTCGAGTCCCAGATCATGGAGACCGAGGTGGCCAAGGAGGCCCTGCTCTGTTCCGAATGCGGCCTGTGCGAGAAGTTCGCCTGTCCCATGGGCGTGTCTCCCCGCGAGGTCAACGCCCAGATCAAGAAGGTGCTCATGGCTAACCGCGTCGCCTGGGAAGCCGGGGACAAGGAATACCGGGCCAACCCGTTCCGGGAAAGCCGCGCCGTGCCCACCAAGCGCCTCATCCAGCGCCTGGACCTGGTCAGGTACGACGGCCATCCGGCCTTTGCGGGCGAAATGAGCTCCTCCCTGGTGCGCATCCCGCTGCACCAGCACATCGGCGCTCCGTCCCAATGTGTCGTTTCCGTGGGCGACCACGTGAGCAAGGGCGACCTGCTCGGCGAAGTGCCCGAGGGCGCCATGGCCGCCCGGGTCCACTCCAGCATCGACGGCGTGGTCGAGTCCATTGCCGACGGCAAAGTAACCATCAAGGCTTAA
- a CDS encoding BMC domain-containing protein: MKLRTIGCVELNSVAQGMHVADEMIKAAEVKLVMARPICPGRYIVIITGDVGAVKSSVETGCYIGGDMVVDWFVIPSVHPDVVPALTGTTVAPRIDALGVIETCTTASCILAADAAAKSGSVYLLEIRTASGLAGKSFVTMTGDVASVNSSVEAGVKGVGEAGPVHSHVVIPSPSEELKNQLL; this comes from the coding sequence ATGAAATTGCGCACTATCGGTTGCGTCGAACTCAACAGCGTTGCCCAGGGCATGCACGTGGCCGACGAAATGATCAAGGCCGCCGAAGTGAAACTGGTCATGGCCCGTCCCATCTGTCCCGGCCGGTACATCGTCATCATCACCGGCGATGTGGGTGCCGTGAAGTCCTCCGTGGAAACCGGCTGCTACATCGGCGGCGACATGGTCGTGGACTGGTTCGTTATCCCCAGCGTGCACCCGGACGTGGTCCCGGCCCTCACCGGCACCACGGTTGCCCCGCGCATCGACGCTCTCGGCGTCATCGAGACCTGCACCACCGCCTCCTGTATCCTGGCGGCCGACGCCGCCGCCAAGTCCGGTTCGGTCTACCTGCTGGAGATCCGCACCGCGTCCGGCCTGGCCGGCAAGTCCTTCGTGACCATGACCGGCGACGTGGCCTCGGTGAATTCCTCCGTGGAAGCGGGCGTCAAGGGCGTGGGCGAGGCCGGTCCTGTCCACAGCCACGTGGTCATCCCGTCCCCGAGCGAAGAACTCAAGAACCAGCTGCTGTAG
- a CDS encoding BMC domain-containing protein, translating to MPYHSDEPKQRVIQEYVPGKQVTLAHVIASPQKGIYLKLGLDNDTAGAIGIMTITPSEGVIIAADVATKAAAVDIGFLDRFGGSLLFTGDVASVEASLRAVLDYFENTLHYTSVELTRS from the coding sequence ATGCCGTACCATTCTGACGAACCGAAACAGCGGGTCATCCAGGAATATGTTCCGGGCAAGCAGGTCACGCTCGCGCATGTGATCGCCAGCCCCCAGAAAGGCATCTACCTGAAGCTAGGCCTGGATAACGACACGGCCGGAGCCATCGGCATCATGACCATCACCCCCAGCGAGGGCGTGATCATCGCCGCGGACGTGGCCACCAAGGCCGCCGCCGTGGACATCGGGTTTCTGGACCGCTTCGGCGGCTCCCTGCTGTTCACGGGCGACGTGGCCAGCGTGGAGGCCTCGCTTCGGGCCGTTCTCGACTACTTCGAAAACACGCTTCACTACACCTCGGTGGAGCTGACCCGTTCCTAG
- a CDS encoding EutP/PduV family microcompartment system protein, which yields MKKMMFIGETRVGKSSLIRALSGEEFSSHRAMAVEYFGQYINTPGEFLENSWFYNALITSSADCDILAMVQDATRSSSLFPPLFAPIFNRKVVGVITKVDDPAANTERAERFLNSAGAREVVHTSVRTGTGLDTLREMLR from the coding sequence ATGAAGAAGATGATGTTCATCGGAGAAACCCGGGTGGGGAAGAGCAGCCTGATCAGGGCGCTCTCGGGCGAGGAGTTTTCCTCCCACCGGGCCATGGCCGTGGAATACTTCGGGCAGTACATCAACACCCCGGGGGAATTCCTGGAGAACAGCTGGTTTTACAACGCGCTCATCACTTCTTCTGCTGACTGCGACATCCTCGCCATGGTACAAGACGCCACCCGCAGCAGCAGTCTTTTTCCTCCCCTGTTCGCGCCCATCTTCAACCGCAAGGTTGTGGGCGTGATCACCAAGGTGGACGATCCGGCAGCCAACACCGAACGGGCAGAGCGGTTCCTCAACAGTGCCGGTGCCCGTGAAGTCGTCCACACAAGTGTCAGAACCGGAACAGGACTCGATACGCTCCGGGAGATGCTACGGTAG
- a CDS encoding arylamine N-acetyltransferase family protein, with amino-acid sequence MDTFDSAAYLRKLNLSDPVEPTVDTLRALQHAQFHTIPFENFDIHLGRGVDLDPEHQFDKLVHLPRGGYCFELNGLFLRALRAFGFEARALLARVHLTGTPSGRGHQISLIETDGRQWIADVGFGKDTPRGPMPLELGAVRKFNGVEYRLGDGGVFGTMLQKFTEGEWRNLYSFDMEHVCPADIDYGNHYVSTSPRTFFTQARVAMRPLEDGMITLYNHRLTVTRHNREEKHELPEGQGYLDALKTHFGIELDAPYAALKPVAREG; translated from the coding sequence ATGGACACCTTCGACTCTGCCGCCTATCTCCGGAAACTGAACCTGTCTGACCCTGTCGAGCCAACGGTCGACACCCTGCGCGCCCTCCAGCACGCCCAGTTCCACACCATCCCCTTCGAGAACTTCGATATCCACCTGGGTCGGGGCGTCGACCTCGACCCGGAGCACCAATTCGACAAGCTCGTGCACCTTCCCCGGGGCGGCTACTGCTTCGAGCTCAACGGCCTGTTCCTCCGGGCGTTGCGTGCCTTCGGTTTTGAGGCCCGCGCGCTGCTGGCCCGGGTCCACCTGACAGGCACGCCTTCCGGCCGGGGGCACCAGATCTCACTGATCGAAACGGATGGGCGGCAGTGGATCGCGGACGTTGGCTTCGGCAAGGACACCCCGCGCGGCCCCATGCCGCTGGAGCTGGGCGCGGTGCGGAAATTCAACGGGGTGGAGTACCGCCTGGGCGACGGCGGGGTCTTCGGGACCATGCTCCAGAAATTCACGGAAGGCGAATGGCGCAACCTCTACAGCTTTGACATGGAGCACGTCTGCCCGGCCGACATCGACTACGGCAACCACTATGTCTCCACCAGCCCGCGCACCTTCTTCACCCAGGCCCGCGTGGCCATGCGCCCGCTCGAGGACGGCATGATCACCCTGTACAACCATCGGCTGACCGTGACCCGCCACAACCGGGAAGAGAAACACGAGCTTCCCGAAGGGCAGGGGTATCTGGACGCCCTGAAGACGCACTTCGGCATTGAACTCGACGCACCGTATGCGGCGTTGAAGCCGGTTGCGCGGGAAGGATGA
- the dhaK gene encoding dihydroxyacetone kinase subunit DhaK encodes MKKLINEVENVVKEQLEGMALAHPELTVKIDPHYITRSDSPVKGKVAIVSGGGSGHEPMHGGFVGKGMLDGACPGEVFTSPTPDQMYECAKAVDSGAGVLFIVKNYTGDVMNFEAAAELAASEGIKVQNILIDDDVAVKDSLYTAGRRGVGTTVLAEKIVGAAAEAGYSLEQCSDLCRKVNQYGRSFGVALTSCTVPAAGKPTFELGEGEVEMGIGIHGEPGTHRMPIKSADEMTQYAAEQIIDDPAYTRTVREWDGEQWADKQLTDEPFKSGDKVIAFVNSMGGTPVSELYAVYRKLDEVCKAKGLTIVRNLVGPYITSLEMQGFSITLLKVDDEMLKFWDAPASTPGFVR; translated from the coding sequence ATGAAGAAACTGATCAATGAAGTGGAAAACGTGGTCAAGGAACAGCTCGAAGGCATGGCGCTCGCCCATCCTGAACTGACTGTCAAAATCGATCCCCATTACATTACCCGCTCGGATTCTCCGGTGAAGGGCAAGGTCGCCATCGTTTCCGGCGGCGGCTCGGGCCACGAGCCCATGCACGGCGGTTTCGTGGGCAAGGGCATGCTCGACGGCGCCTGCCCGGGCGAGGTCTTCACCTCCCCGACCCCGGACCAGATGTACGAGTGCGCCAAGGCCGTGGACAGCGGCGCGGGCGTCCTGTTCATCGTCAAGAACTACACCGGCGACGTCATGAACTTCGAGGCGGCAGCCGAACTGGCCGCCAGCGAAGGCATCAAGGTTCAGAACATCCTCATCGACGACGACGTGGCCGTAAAGGACAGCCTCTACACCGCGGGCCGCCGTGGCGTGGGCACCACCGTGCTGGCCGAAAAGATCGTGGGCGCTGCCGCCGAGGCCGGCTACAGCCTGGAGCAGTGCTCCGACCTGTGCCGCAAGGTGAACCAGTACGGCCGCTCCTTTGGCGTGGCCCTGACCTCCTGCACCGTTCCCGCCGCTGGCAAGCCGACTTTCGAACTGGGCGAGGGCGAAGTGGAAATGGGCATCGGCATCCATGGCGAGCCCGGAACCCACCGCATGCCCATCAAGTCCGCCGACGAGATGACCCAGTACGCCGCAGAACAGATCATCGATGACCCGGCCTACACCCGCACCGTGCGCGAGTGGGACGGCGAGCAGTGGGCGGACAAGCAGCTCACGGACGAACCGTTCAAGAGCGGCGACAAGGTCATCGCCTTTGTCAACAGCATGGGCGGCACCCCGGTTTCCGAACTCTACGCCGTGTACAGGAAGCTGGACGAAGTCTGCAAGGCCAAGGGCCTGACCATTGTCCGCAACCTCGTCGGCCCCTACATCACCTCCCTGGAAATGCAGGGCTTCTCCATCACCCTGCTCAAGGTGGATGACGAGATGCTCAAGTTCTGGGACGCCCCGGCCTCCACTCCCGGCTTTGTCCGCTAG
- the dhaL gene encoding dihydroxyacetone kinase subunit DhaL, with amino-acid sequence MSMNKAQLVTWLGKLNDVYAEKKEYLTELDAAIGDADHGINMNRGFGKVMEKLPTVEDKDIGTILKTVGMTLMSSVGGASGPLYGTFWMKGGMLLGGKEELTPDDFVKFIEAGVGGILQRGRPELGDKTMYDLWAPALEAMKDEAGNATEVIAVVEAALPVAEKALADTIPLQARKGRASYLGERSIGHQDPGATSSYYMIETLRDVLAG; translated from the coding sequence GTGTCCATGAACAAGGCCCAACTCGTCACCTGGCTCGGCAAGCTCAACGACGTCTATGCCGAAAAAAAGGAATATCTCACGGAACTGGACGCCGCCATCGGCGACGCCGACCACGGCATCAACATGAACCGGGGCTTCGGCAAGGTCATGGAAAAGCTGCCCACCGTGGAGGACAAGGACATCGGCACCATCCTCAAGACCGTGGGCATGACCCTCATGTCCAGCGTGGGCGGGGCCAGCGGTCCGCTCTACGGCACCTTCTGGATGAAGGGCGGCATGCTGCTGGGCGGCAAGGAAGAGCTGACCCCCGATGACTTCGTGAAGTTCATCGAGGCCGGTGTGGGCGGCATCCTGCAGCGCGGACGCCCCGAACTGGGCGACAAGACCATGTACGACCTCTGGGCCCCGGCGCTGGAAGCCATGAAGGACGAGGCCGGCAACGCCACCGAGGTTATCGCCGTGGTGGAAGCCGCCCTGCCCGTGGCCGAAAAGGCCCTGGCCGACACCATTCCCCTGCAGGCCCGGAAGGGCCGAGCCAGCTACCTGGGCGAGCGCAGCATCGGCCACCAGGACCCGGGGGCCACGTCATCC